In a single window of the Lebetimonas sp. JH292 genome:
- the fabD gene encoding ACP S-malonyltransferase, whose protein sequence is MKLGLLFPGQGSQFIGMGKDFYENSEIAREMFEIASDAIKIDFKKLMFEENDEINKTEFTQPAILLYSAIAFKLFETNRDFTYNFSLGHSLGEFSALFSAGAFDLADAIKLVHNRGKLMNAAFKDKIGSMMVVLGLDDNAVEEVCKNSNLRVWPANYNSDGQIVIAGIRDDLIKLEEILKEKGAKRVMLLNMSVASHCPLLESATEPLRELLEESLKNEFKDVVSNVTAKKYNTKQKALEVLPIQLTKPVLYKQSIKNYEDEADFFVEFGGKVLMGINRKITKKKTYPITDMAGLEKVLAL, encoded by the coding sequence ATGAAACTTGGTCTTTTATTCCCGGGACAGGGCAGCCAGTTTATTGGGATGGGAAAAGATTTTTATGAAAATTCAGAAATAGCCCGTGAAATGTTTGAAATTGCAAGCGATGCAATAAAAATTGATTTTAAAAAACTGATGTTTGAGGAAAATGATGAAATTAATAAAACCGAATTCACCCAGCCGGCAATTTTATTGTATTCAGCAATAGCTTTTAAACTTTTTGAGACAAACAGGGATTTTACTTATAATTTTTCACTTGGTCATTCATTGGGCGAATTTAGCGCACTTTTTAGTGCCGGCGCCTTTGATTTGGCTGATGCCATTAAATTAGTGCATAATAGAGGTAAATTAATGAATGCGGCTTTTAAAGATAAAATCGGGAGTATGATGGTGGTTTTGGGGCTTGATGACAATGCAGTGGAAGAAGTCTGTAAAAATTCAAATCTTCGGGTGTGGCCTGCAAATTATAACAGTGACGGACAGATTGTAATAGCCGGAATTAGAGATGATTTAATTAAATTGGAAGAAATTTTAAAAGAAAAAGGTGCTAAAAGGGTAATGCTTCTTAATATGAGTGTGGCAAGTCATTGTCCACTGCTTGAAAGTGCAACCGAACCTTTAAGGGAATTATTGGAAGAATCATTAAAAAATGAATTTAAAGATGTTGTAAGCAATGTAACTGCAAAAAAATATAATACTAAACAAAAAGCGTTAGAAGTTTTACCGATTCAGCTTACAAAGCCTGTTTTATATAAACAGTCAATCAAAAATTATGAAGATGAAGCAGACTTTTTTGTAGAATTCGGGGGAAAAGTTTTAATGGGTATAAACAGAAAAATTACAAAGAAAAAAACATATCCTATTACAGATATGGCGGGTCTTGAGAAGGTATTAGCGTTATGA
- a CDS encoding MotA/TolQ/ExbB proton channel family protein, with product MLLDKVLSNPVNIVVLGWLGIYLFFVFFVFFYKYLTLSSWIKNEEESLNSLLMSNNFSIKSSLKSCIENSKEINKYSFDACIEAAKKKANNFIVFLSIVASTAPFIGLFGTVIGILDAFNSMEKVTTINMIAPSIADALIATAVGIITAVPAYSFHQILSKKIEDLESILKIQKDVYLSR from the coding sequence GTGCTATTAGATAAGGTTCTTAGCAATCCTGTAAACATCGTTGTTTTGGGATGGCTTGGAATTTATCTTTTTTTTGTTTTTTTTGTTTTTTTTTATAAATATTTAACTTTGTCTTCCTGGATAAAAAATGAAGAGGAATCATTAAATTCTTTACTTATGAGTAATAATTTTTCTATTAAGTCTTCTTTAAAAAGCTGTATTGAAAATTCAAAAGAGATAAATAAATATTCTTTTGATGCATGCATTGAAGCAGCCAAAAAAAAGGCAAATAATTTTATAGTTTTTTTAAGTATTGTTGCATCTACTGCCCCTTTTATTGGACTTTTCGGAACTGTAATAGGTATACTTGACGCATTTAATTCTATGGAAAAGGTTACCACTATCAATATGATTGCACCTTCTATTGCAGATGCCTTAATTGCAACGGCCGTTGGTATAATTACCGCTGTTCCCGCTTATAGTTTTCATCAGATTCTCTCTAAAAAAATAGAAGATTTGGAAAGTATTTTAAAAATACAAAAGGATGTATATCTCAGCAGATGA
- a CDS encoding ATP-binding protein has product MNPIKDIFFSKKVTKFVGRVQGEFELIKSGDKVLVAFSGGKDSFVLLHVLKRMQLIAPFNFDLAAVTIDAGSGIDYTPLKEHCEKFGIEYIWYKTPIFEILEEKKRPGSSPCSFCARMRRGALYTKAKELGYNKLALGHHFDDAVETFFMGLFYNGIMRSMPPKYRAYTGLDVIRPMIKVREKWIEYMANKNNFPIISGEESCLAFKASDGKEPYAREKIKNWLKVMEKENPKLFQRLESAFSNIDCDTFFMKEYLK; this is encoded by the coding sequence GTGAATCCCATAAAAGATATATTTTTTTCTAAAAAAGTTACAAAATTTGTAGGGCGTGTTCAGGGGGAGTTTGAGCTTATTAAATCGGGCGATAAGGTTTTAGTGGCATTTAGCGGAGGAAAAGATTCTTTTGTATTACTTCATGTGTTAAAAAGAATGCAGCTTATTGCACCTTTTAATTTTGATTTGGCTGCTGTTACTATAGATGCAGGGAGTGGAATAGATTATACCCCTTTGAAAGAGCATTGTGAAAAATTCGGAATTGAATATATCTGGTATAAAACACCTATTTTTGAAATTTTGGAAGAAAAAAAGCGTCCCGGGTCGTCTCCCTGTAGTTTTTGTGCAAGAATGAGAAGAGGTGCACTTTATACAAAAGCAAAAGAGCTTGGATATAATAAATTGGCTTTAGGGCATCATTTTGACGATGCGGTGGAAACTTTTTTTATGGGACTTTTTTATAACGGTATAATGCGTTCAATGCCTCCAAAATATAGAGCTTATACAGGGCTTGATGTAATCAGGCCTATGATAAAAGTTCGGGAAAAATGGATAGAATATATGGCAAATAAAAATAATTTTCCAATAATCAGTGGAGAAGAGAGCTGTCTTGCATTTAAAGCAAGTGACGGCAAAGAACCGTATGCAAGGGAAAAAATAAAAAACTGGCTTAAAGTTATGGAAAAAGAAAATCCAAAACTCTTTCAAAGACTTGAGAGCGCATTTTCAAATATCGACTGTGATACTTTTTTTATGAAGGAATATTTAAAGTGA
- a CDS encoding biopolymer transporter ExbD — MKKPELNITPFVDIMLVLLAILMVSVTMNTYQEKSVNLPKGSRTSPAVKKAAINIVINKNLKVYVNKEELPFKNFLENFNLKYGNFNKNALVYIAADKDIKYKDFMKIYAAVVKTGFTQIGLLTQ, encoded by the coding sequence ATGAAAAAACCTGAACTTAATATTACTCCTTTTGTGGATATTATGCTTGTGCTGTTGGCAATTTTAATGGTTTCAGTAACCATGAACACATATCAGGAAAAAAGCGTTAATCTGCCAAAAGGAAGCAGAACATCCCCGGCTGTAAAAAAAGCGGCAATTAATATAGTTATCAATAAAAATTTAAAAGTTTATGTCAATAAGGAAGAATTACCGTTTAAAAATTTTTTGGAAAATTTCAATTTAAAATACGGGAATTTTAATAAAAATGCTTTAGTTTATATTGCGGCAGATAAAGATATAAAATATAAAGATTTTATGAAAATATATGCGGCTGTTGTTAAAACAGGCTTTACACAAATAGGGCTTCTTACCCAATGA
- a CDS encoding YigZ family protein produces MYTVKNLSAASIEIKNSKFHSFLVPYNEFEKKLAELKNIHKKANHFVTAFRYLNKSNQIIEHSNDDKEPRGSAGRPTLKVLQGYDLINVGIVTIRYFGGILLGVGNLARAYSDAAKNAVLNAKIIEYKDIFEYTFEVDYDKTKKIEYLIKKFNIFVIERGFGTEGIEYIIRDDIEKINLIKENL; encoded by the coding sequence ATGTATACTGTTAAAAATTTAAGTGCGGCAAGCATTGAAATCAAAAATTCAAAATTTCACTCTTTTCTTGTCCCTTACAATGAATTTGAAAAAAAACTTGCAGAGCTTAAAAATATCCATAAAAAGGCAAATCATTTTGTAACAGCTTTTAGATATTTAAATAAAAGCAATCAGATTATAGAACATTCAAATGATGACAAAGAGCCAAGAGGAAGCGCGGGCAGGCCCACTCTCAAAGTACTTCAGGGATATGATTTGATAAATGTGGGCATTGTTACTATAAGATATTTCGGAGGGATATTGCTCGGTGTGGGAAACCTTGCGAGGGCATACAGCGACGCTGCAAAAAATGCTGTTTTAAATGCTAAAATTATTGAATACAAAGATATTTTTGAATACACTTTCGAAGTTGATTATGATAAAACAAAAAAAATAGAATATTTAATTAAAAAATTCAATATTTTTGTAATTGAGAGAGGTTTTGGAACAGAGGGGATTGAATATATAATAAGAGACGATATTGAAAAAATTAATCTTATAAAGGAAAACCTGTGA
- a CDS encoding tetratricopeptide repeat protein: MKKLLFLLPLLLFADVNPFNAGNLNSPNPYGLTPDEKAILNNKKSINNIQKNINSLKNELKKIKNDFTQKFVQYDETINDLKDKSQAIKTMLDEIDLLNNNMVNIKKRISNLEANISGLENNITVLNNNYSKLKESINEIVKIQNQNFKYLTSSIQDILNQIKKQNISPKAAYKKAKKLYFSDKLEKAKNLFLISLNSNYMPATSSFYLGEISFKEKNYKDALAFYKKSITLYPKKTSFTDKLLYHTGISFEKLGMKKEALLTFEKLINDFKNSKYSRLAKKELEKLK; the protein is encoded by the coding sequence ATGAAAAAACTTCTTTTTTTACTTCCGTTATTATTATTTGCAGATGTTAACCCTTTTAATGCCGGTAATTTAAATTCTCCCAATCCTTACGGTTTAACACCTGATGAAAAAGCTATATTAAATAATAAAAAATCAATAAACAATATACAGAAAAATATAAATTCATTAAAAAATGAGTTAAAAAAAATAAAAAATGATTTTACACAAAAATTTGTCCAATATGACGAAACTATTAATGATTTGAAGGATAAATCCCAGGCAATCAAGACAATGCTTGATGAAATAGATTTATTAAATAACAATATGGTTAATATAAAAAAGCGTATATCAAATCTTGAGGCCAATATTAGCGGTTTGGAAAACAATATTACAGTATTAAACAACAATTATTCCAAATTAAAAGAGAGTATAAATGAAATAGTGAAAATACAAAATCAGAATTTTAAATACCTGACGTCTTCTATTCAGGATATTTTAAATCAGATAAAAAAACAAAATATTTCACCTAAAGCTGCATACAAAAAAGCAAAAAAATTATATTTTTCAGATAAATTAGAGAAAGCTAAAAATTTGTTTTTAATATCACTGAATTCAAATTATATGCCGGCGACTAGCAGCTTTTATCTGGGTGAAATATCTTTTAAAGAGAAAAATTATAAAGATGCTTTGGCATTTTATAAAAAAAGTATAACTCTTTATCCTAAAAAAACCTCTTTTACCGATAAGCTTTTATATCATACAGGTATAAGCTTTGAAAAACTCGGAATGAAAAAAGAGGCTTTGCTTACATTTGAAAAACTGATTAACGATTTTAAAAATTCAAAATATTCCAGGTTGGCAAAAAAAGAGTTGGAAAAATTAAAATAA
- a CDS encoding ribose-phosphate pyrophosphokinase translates to MKFKLFSGTANPKVAQDIADYLDRPLSKITVNRFSDGEINVQIGESVRGIDCFIVQPTCAPANDNLMELLIITDAMRRASANSITAIIPYFGYARQDRKAAPRVPISAKLVANMMEKAGIDRVVTIDLHAGQIQGFFDIPVDNLYGSILFFEYFKEKHLKNPIIASPDIGGVARARYFASKLGLDMVIVDKRREKANVSEVMNIIGDVKGKDVILIDDMIDTAGTICHAAKALKEKGAVSVMAFATHGVLSGPAIDRIKNSVLDEVIISDTIPFKKTCKKIKILSTAKLFAEVIRRIVYNESVNKLFS, encoded by the coding sequence ATGAAATTTAAACTTTTCAGCGGAACAGCCAATCCGAAAGTTGCTCAGGATATAGCCGATTATTTGGACAGGCCGCTCAGTAAAATTACCGTTAACAGATTCAGCGACGGGGAAATTAATGTTCAAATAGGTGAAAGTGTCAGGGGAATTGACTGTTTTATTGTTCAGCCGACTTGTGCTCCGGCAAATGATAATTTAATGGAGCTTCTTATTATTACAGATGCCATGAGAAGGGCAAGTGCAAACAGTATTACCGCAATTATCCCTTATTTCGGTTATGCGAGACAGGACAGAAAAGCCGCCCCGAGGGTTCCAATCAGTGCAAAGCTTGTTGCAAATATGATGGAAAAAGCAGGAATTGACAGAGTTGTTACAATTGACCTGCATGCCGGTCAAATTCAGGGCTTTTTTGATATACCCGTGGATAATTTATACGGAAGTATTCTCTTTTTTGAATATTTTAAGGAAAAACATTTAAAAAATCCTATAATTGCCTCTCCTGATATAGGTGGTGTTGCAAGAGCCAGATATTTTGCAAGCAAATTGGGTCTTGATATGGTAATAGTTGATAAAAGAAGGGAAAAAGCCAATGTAAGCGAAGTTATGAACATTATAGGCGATGTTAAAGGCAAAGACGTAATTTTAATAGACGATATGATTGATACGGCAGGCACTATCTGCCATGCCGCAAAAGCACTTAAGGAAAAAGGTGCAGTTTCCGTAATGGCTTTTGCAACCCACGGCGTACTCAGCGGTCCCGCAATTGACAGAATAAAAAATTCCGTTTTGGATGAAGTCATAATAAGTGACACAATACCTTTCAAAAAAACCTGTAAAAAAATAAAAATTCTCTCAACAGCAAAACTTTTTGCAGAGGTGATAAGAAGAATCGTATATAATGAAAGTGTAAACAAACTTTTTAGTTAA
- a CDS encoding 5'-methylthioadenosine/adenosylhomocysteine nucleosidase, with the protein MVAIMCAMREELEPILKYLKLKEVVEYANNKFYIAKFRKIDLVLAYSKIGKVNAALTASVLIEKFNAEILLFSGVAGAIERDLKIGDLIIATKTCQHDIDLTVFGYEPGFIPESQVFFDCDEELNNIAKKVARNLNIKLKEGIIASGDQFIHSRERKEWIAKTFKASAIEMEGGAVGCVCFNENVPFFMLRAISDSAEEGAGGDFDKFLEESSKVSAKFLIEMLKVMED; encoded by the coding sequence ATGGTAGCTATTATGTGTGCTATGAGGGAGGAACTTGAACCCATTTTAAAATATTTAAAATTAAAAGAAGTTGTAGAATACGCAAATAATAAGTTTTATATTGCTAAATTTAGAAAAATTGATTTGGTTTTGGCTTATTCTAAAATAGGCAAAGTAAACGCCGCTTTAACCGCCTCTGTTTTAATAGAAAAATTCAATGCCGAAATTTTACTTTTCAGCGGTGTTGCAGGTGCAATTGAACGGGATTTAAAAATAGGGGATTTAATTATTGCCACAAAAACATGCCAGCATGATATTGATTTAACGGTGTTTGGTTATGAACCGGGGTTTATTCCGGAGAGTCAGGTTTTTTTTGATTGTGATGAAGAATTAAATAATATTGCTAAAAAAGTTGCAAGAAATTTAAATATAAAATTAAAAGAAGGAATTATTGCAAGCGGAGATCAGTTTATCCATTCACGTGAGCGTAAAGAGTGGATTGCCAAAACATTTAAAGCAAGTGCCATTGAAATGGAAGGAGGAGCGGTAGGATGTGTATGTTTTAATGAAAATGTTCCTTTTTTTATGTTAAGGGCCATAAGTGACAGTGCAGAAGAAGGCGCCGGAGGAGATTTTGATAAATTTTTAGAAGAGAGCAGCAAAGTAAGCGCCAAATTTTTAATAGAAATGCTGAAAGTTATGGAAGATTGA
- the mnmA gene encoding tRNA 2-thiouridine(34) synthase MnmA: MRVLLGISGGVDSAVSAYLLKQKGYEVIGIYMKMHKLNHSQNLKKIEKLSKKIGFEYFVEDVEEEFKKEVYEYFVKSYEEGSTPNPCAMCNIKIKFGIFMKFLEKYKCEKAATGHYVRNDGKFLYEAKDKNKDQSYFLFGIKKEVLPKLIFPLGNYSKDEIKAIAKEIGLDEFASQKESQDICFIDTNYIDVLKNHFKPEKKGMVIDKKGKKIGYHRGYAFYTIGQRKGFNLFKSHKPQYVIGIDSKMNKLIVGDKADLEKRVVFLKGVNLFIEKNEFAALSKVRYRAPKLPSVVKMETKSKAVVKFLEPVIGVAKGQACVFYDGEKLLGGGWIRGAKR, translated from the coding sequence GTGAGGGTATTGCTCGGAATCAGTGGAGGGGTGGACAGTGCTGTAAGTGCTTATCTTTTAAAACAAAAAGGTTATGAAGTAATCGGCATATATATGAAAATGCATAAACTCAATCATTCTCAAAATTTAAAAAAAATAGAAAAATTATCTAAAAAAATCGGATTTGAATATTTTGTTGAGGACGTGGAGGAAGAATTTAAAAAAGAAGTGTATGAATATTTTGTAAAAAGTTATGAAGAAGGTTCTACCCCCAATCCCTGTGCTATGTGTAATATAAAAATAAAATTTGGAATTTTTATGAAATTTTTGGAAAAATATAAATGCGAGAAAGCGGCGACAGGGCATTATGTAAGAAACGACGGGAAATTTCTATATGAAGCAAAAGATAAAAACAAAGACCAAAGTTATTTTTTATTCGGTATAAAAAAAGAAGTGCTTCCCAAACTTATTTTTCCTTTGGGAAATTACAGCAAAGATGAAATAAAAGCAATTGCAAAAGAAATAGGACTTGATGAATTTGCGTCCCAGAAAGAATCTCAGGATATTTGTTTTATAGACACGAATTATATAGATGTTCTTAAAAATCATTTCAAACCCGAAAAAAAAGGAATGGTTATAGACAAAAAAGGCAAAAAAATAGGGTACCACAGGGGTTATGCTTTTTATACCATAGGTCAGAGAAAAGGCTTTAATTTATTTAAATCACACAAGCCCCAGTATGTTATTGGCATTGATTCAAAAATGAACAAACTGATTGTAGGCGATAAAGCGGATTTGGAAAAAAGAGTGGTTTTTTTAAAAGGTGTAAATTTGTTTATAGAAAAAAATGAATTTGCAGCTCTTTCAAAAGTCAGATACCGTGCCCCTAAATTACCTTCTGTTGTAAAGATGGAAACAAAAAGCAAAGCAGTGGTTAAATTTCTTGAACCTGTAATTGGAGTTGCAAAAGGTCAGGCGTGTGTATTTTATGATGGAGAAAAACTTCTCGGCGGTGGATGGATAAGAGGGGCGAAGAGATAG
- a CDS encoding ribonuclease T — protein MKKLFLLLIFLSSLFAISENNILALSWQNGFCRVHPKNPVCLTRKRGDYSLTHFSVHGLWPKKEYCAYKPMNLDKNFMKILIKYMPGAKFSLAKHEWKKHGTCFGSDAKTYFTTAIKLDQQFNETFIQQFFVMHMGSSVSLARIRWIFGQVFGKSNSRKFQLVCKDGFITEIRINLRGNPVKEDLYELIDNAKDMHKKQCQRGVIAFP, from the coding sequence GTGAAAAAATTATTTTTACTGTTAATATTTTTAAGTTCCCTTTTTGCAATTTCTGAAAATAATATTTTGGCACTCAGCTGGCAAAACGGATTTTGCAGGGTTCATCCGAAAAATCCTGTGTGTTTGACAAGGAAAAGAGGGGATTATTCGCTGACGCATTTTAGTGTGCACGGGCTTTGGCCGAAAAAAGAATACTGTGCTTACAAACCTATGAATCTGGATAAAAATTTTATGAAAATTTTGATTAAATATATGCCCGGGGCAAAGTTTTCTCTTGCAAAGCATGAATGGAAAAAACACGGAACCTGTTTTGGAAGCGATGCTAAAACATATTTTACTACGGCCATTAAATTAGATCAGCAGTTTAATGAAACATTTATTCAGCAGTTTTTTGTAATGCATATGGGAAGCAGCGTATCTTTGGCAAGAATAAGATGGATATTCGGGCAGGTTTTCGGAAAAAGTAATTCAAGAAAATTTCAGCTTGTTTGCAAAGACGGATTTATTACGGAAATCAGGATTAATTTAAGAGGCAATCCCGTTAAGGAAGATTTATATGAACTTATAGACAATGCTAAAGATATGCATAAAAAGCAGTGTCAAAGAGGTGTTATAGCTTTTCCGTAA
- a CDS encoding OmpA family protein, with the protein MKKKLLVGVAAAVLFLAGCSKQPSLENAQNVNTGAQSQQTEQNVNANANATEQNASVNTENANVEEETLGGAKVSAQNANEEFAKKLSGIVIYFDFDKYNIRADQWPKVEKLAELIKNNPSNYTIRIEGNCDEWGTEEYNYALGLKRANSVKNALIKLGVDPKKLTVISYGELNPVCTAHAKWCWRLNRRDNFTYLP; encoded by the coding sequence ATGAAAAAAAAATTATTGGTAGGTGTAGCAGCGGCAGTTTTGTTTTTAGCGGGATGTTCTAAACAACCGAGTTTGGAAAATGCTCAAAATGTAAATACCGGGGCACAGTCACAGCAAACAGAACAAAATGTAAATGCAAATGCAAATGCTACAGAGCAAAATGCGAGTGTAAATACCGAAAATGCAAACGTTGAAGAAGAAACATTGGGAGGAGCAAAAGTTAGTGCACAAAACGCAAATGAAGAATTTGCAAAAAAACTCTCAGGTATAGTAATTTATTTTGATTTTGACAAATACAACATAAGAGCTGACCAGTGGCCGAAAGTGGAAAAATTGGCAGAACTTATTAAAAACAATCCATCTAATTACACTATAAGAATTGAAGGTAACTGTGATGAATGGGGAACAGAAGAATATAATTATGCTTTAGGTCTAAAAAGGGCAAACAGCGTAAAAAATGCGCTTATAAAACTTGGTGTTGATCCTAAAAAATTAACTGTAATCAGTTATGGTGAATTAAATCCGGTATGTACAGCTCATGCCAAATGGTGCTGGAGATTAAACAGAAGGGATAATTTTACTTATCTTCCATAA
- a CDS encoding peptidylprolyl isomerase: protein MAEVYSIEYTVKNSEGEIVDTNKGQAPLEFVAGKGQIIPGLEKEIVNMQAGEEKSVTVPAGEAYGERNEEAVQTLPREQFEGIELQKGMTLYGQSPDGQTIAVTVKDFDDQNVTIDYNHPLAGEDLYFDVKVVGKREATADEALTGQVGGNACECGEGCGCH from the coding sequence ATGGCAGAAGTTTATTCAATAGAATATACAGTGAAAAACTCTGAAGGTGAAATTGTTGATACCAATAAAGGACAGGCTCCGCTCGAATTTGTAGCAGGAAAAGGACAAATTATTCCTGGTCTTGAAAAAGAAATAGTAAATATGCAAGCCGGAGAAGAAAAAAGCGTAACTGTACCTGCGGGTGAAGCTTACGGGGAAAGAAACGAAGAAGCTGTTCAAACTCTTCCAAGAGAACAATTCGAAGGAATTGAACTTCAAAAAGGTATGACACTTTACGGTCAGTCTCCTGACGGGCAAACTATTGCGGTAACAGTAAAAGATTTTGACGATCAAAATGTTACAATAGATTATAATCATCCGTTAGCAGGGGAAGATTTATATTTTGACGTAAAAGTTGTAGGTAAAAGAGAAGCAACGGCAGACGAAGCTTTAACAGGTCAGGTCGGTGGAAATGCGTGTGAATGTGGGGAAGGATGCGGATGCCATTAG
- a CDS encoding translocation protein TolB: MIKKLLLCFIFAISLFANEIVITKYLQNKPHISIEFRGDKNVLKILNMDLKVLDHFNYSFNDTNASFKLNFEYKNKTLKVKYINNNNIVLTKIYKSNTYAFFPFLVHKAVYDLNRYFNLPDAKFLIRKVVYSMLVAPKEANIYISDYTLSYKKRLISGGLNIFPKWADKKQSTIYYTKLGRYAVIYKYNIYTGKKEKILTSPGLAIVSDVKGNKILLTLAPEGLPDVYEYDINTKKLIRLTTYSGIDVSGKFWGDNYDKIVFVSDRYGIPLVFSKDLKSGNVSRVLYQGKNQIGVDTYKNYLVVSVRETNNAFKSNTFNLFLINKDDDSLKRLTFGGQNMYANFSVDGNSVMFIKRENFFSKIGIIRLNENKVFYYKLPKILQSFDW, encoded by the coding sequence ATGATTAAAAAATTACTATTATGTTTTATATTTGCAATATCACTTTTTGCAAATGAAATTGTAATTACAAAATATCTGCAAAATAAGCCTCATATATCGATAGAATTCAGAGGAGATAAAAATGTTTTAAAAATTCTTAATATGGATTTAAAGGTGCTTGATCATTTTAATTACTCTTTTAATGACACTAACGCCTCTTTTAAATTAAACTTTGAATATAAAAATAAAACATTAAAAGTAAAATATATAAACAACAATAATATTGTTTTAACCAAAATTTATAAATCAAATACATATGCGTTTTTCCCTTTTTTGGTACATAAAGCCGTATATGATTTAAACAGATATTTTAATCTGCCCGATGCAAAATTTTTAATCAGAAAAGTTGTTTATTCCATGCTTGTTGCGCCAAAAGAAGCAAATATTTATATATCCGATTATACGCTTTCTTATAAAAAAAGATTGATTAGCGGAGGGCTCAATATTTTCCCCAAATGGGCGGATAAAAAACAAAGCACAATTTATTATACAAAACTTGGAAGATATGCCGTAATATATAAATATAATATTTATACCGGGAAAAAAGAAAAAATTTTAACTTCACCGGGCCTTGCAATTGTATCTGATGTAAAAGGAAATAAAATTTTATTGACATTGGCCCCTGAAGGGCTTCCGGATGTTTATGAATATGATATAAACACTAAAAAATTAATAAGGCTTACAACATATTCTGGTATAGATGTAAGCGGCAAATTTTGGGGAGATAATTATGATAAAATAGTATTTGTAAGTGACAGGTACGGCATACCCCTTGTTTTTTCAAAAGATTTAAAAAGTGGGAATGTATCGAGAGTTTTATATCAGGGTAAAAATCAAATAGGTGTTGATACATATAAAAATTATCTTGTTGTGAGTGTAAGAGAAACAAACAACGCTTTTAAAAGCAATACATTTAATCTTTTTTTGATTAATAAAGATGATGACAGCTTAAAAAGACTTACATTCGGCGGTCAGAATATGTATGCCAATTTTTCTGTTGACGGAAATTCTGTAATGTTTATAAAAAGAGAGAATTTTTTCAGTAAAATTGGTATAATACGTTTAAATGAAAACAAGGTTTTTTATTATAAGTTGCCAAAAATATTACAATCATTTGACTGGTAA
- a CDS encoding nitrilase-related carbon-nitrogen hydrolase — MKIALAQIKSKLSPDNLNKHIEYVNKTDADLIIFPELSMNGYKIKDALLEDAFNVDFFKRLQFNKDVVLGAALKINSKIYNSAVYLGKELIIHNKKYLPTYGVFEEGRFFFNGSEFNSFNTKFGKTVMFICEDVFSSDAIDFVAKEKPDLIIVISASPAREFKDKKLLIEEQWESILKTMAILSGGYVAFCNRVGFEDGLGFWGGSRVVNPKGEIEIKSEYFEEELIECELNNKLTFTQKYFLRKN, encoded by the coding sequence ATGAAAATAGCTTTAGCACAGATAAAATCGAAACTAAGCCCCGATAATTTAAATAAACACATTGAATATGTAAATAAAACGGATGCCGATTTGATTATTTTCCCGGAACTCAGTATGAACGGATATAAAATAAAAGACGCCCTGCTTGAAGATGCTTTTAATGTAGATTTTTTTAAAAGGCTTCAATTTAATAAAGATGTGGTATTGGGTGCCGCTTTAAAAATAAACAGCAAAATATATAATAGTGCCGTTTATTTGGGAAAAGAATTAATAATTCATAATAAAAAATATCTGCCAACTTACGGGGTATTTGAAGAGGGCAGATTTTTCTTCAACGGTAGTGAGTTTAACAGTTTTAATACAAAATTCGGCAAAACTGTTATGTTTATATGTGAAGATGTATTTAGCAGCGATGCAATTGATTTTGTGGCAAAAGAGAAACCGGATTTAATTATTGTAATTTCAGCTTCCCCAGCCAGGGAATTTAAAGATAAAAAACTGTTAATTGAGGAACAGTGGGAAAGTATTTTAAAAACAATGGCAATTTTAAGCGGTGGATATGTTGCTTTTTGCAATCGTGTAGGATTTGAAGACGGTCTTGGATTTTGGGGGGGAAGCAGAGTTGTTAATCCAAAGGGTGAAATTGAAATAAAATCGGAATATTTTGAAGAAGAATTGATTGAATGCGAATTAAATAATAAACTGACCTTTACCCAAAAATATTTTTTAAGGAAAAACTGA